The genome window AACTCATTCCACTCATTCTCCGTAAAATCCTCGAATAGCTGCTTCCCAAAATCGTCGATGGGCCGTCTGGTTTCCCGGTACTGGTTTTTCGGATTGTAATGGTAATAGTCCGAATAGGCTGTGAACCACAAGCGACGCCAAGTACTGGAGTCGATTTTCGTCGGAGTAAAGTTGGACGCGATGTAAAGCTTTGGCGAGTCCCGGAAATCCAGCCGCATGGTTTTGACGCCCTTGCGGTTGATCGTCATAAAGTTGGTGATCATCGAAAAGAACTCATCAAACGGCGTTTGCTTGTGGGCATCATCAATCCACACCAGGTCAGTGTGCTGACTAACTCCCTCAAACTTGAATCGGTCGCTGATTTCTTCGGCATTCCGCCCGTTCAGCTTGTGTACCGGCATCAAGTGCTCCAGCGCACCGGCGGACATGGACTTTCCGGTTCCACCACTGGAGGCATCAGGATCGTCCATGACGTAATCCATTGACCAAATGGCGTAGGCATCGGCTTTATTCTTGTAGCGGTGCAGGCAATACCCAAACGCGGTGATCTTGTTGGCCAGGTGCTGCATCTGCGCCTGAATCTCTTCGTCTTCCAGGTGCGGCCCATCAATGGCGTAGGGGTGCTGCTCCAGATAAAACTCCCGCTCGGATGGGCTGAACTTGTCCATTTCGGCCTCCAGCTCTTTCCGCCAGTGGACTCTGGAGGCGTTGATAAGATACCGGAAGAATAAACAATCCTTCCGGTATACTGCTACTCGATTTAAACTAAACTCGTCTTTTGTGATCGCAAACGGAGCGTCCAGCTTTTTGACCTTGTGCGGAATCACCTCATTGGCCCAAACGTAACGCGTGGCGGTCTTGGCGTCCTGTTCCTCAATGCCGTCTTTGGTGATCTTCCAAACCTTGTTGGTAAAGAAAATGTACTGCGTATGGGCATCGAAATCATCAAACTGTAGCTCCAGCTCCGGGAGCAGAGCCAACTGCTGATCATTGAGATCCGTCGAGCGGCTGAAGGCATCCCGGAGCCGCCATTCAAAACAGCGTTCTTCCAGGAAGTGGTGCAGGAACTGCCGGATTTCTTCGGTCGATATCCGACGGACAATATTGCCCGTTACACGCACGTATTCCCATTGTTTCGTCCCTGATTCGTCGGTTCCCATGACAAGCCTGGCAAAGCCGTTTCGGTACAGAAAATTGCGGATCAGCGTCGGCAGCGGGGTGTATTTTTTAATTACTTCGCCATCGATAATGACCGGCTCATCCTTACGATCTTTCTTCACCTGCTCATCCCAGAACTGGAGCGGGTAGGCATTCCGAATCAATTGGCGGAAATCGTCCCCTTTGAACTTCTGGAAATAATCACGAACGTCTTTGTACTTTTTGCCCCGCCAATCGCGGTCCATATCCTCCTTAAATTCAGGCAGGTAGATGGCCCGCATGTTCAGAAAGCGCATGGCCAGCTTGTGGGTTTGCTCCCGGCCCTTGCTGTCGTTGTCGTACAGGATGTAGACATGCCGACAAATCAACCGCAGGTCTTTATACTGCTTATCGGAAAAATTATCAGTCTCCGAATTTTTCCAGATCACCTTGAAGCCCATTGCCGCTACGTTCAGGGCATCCGATCCACCGGAGCAAAGAATGAGTTCCGGGATTCGGAAGTCTTCCCCACCCGATTCGGCTTTATCCTCCGAATCTTCCTGCACGGCGTTGTCTTTGATCTTCTGATTCTGCTCGACAAACTTCCGGTGAAAGGCCAGGCCGTGTAGGTACGTAGCGGGCTTGTCTCCAAAATACCGAAAACGGTCTTTTTCGTCGCGGGCTTTGGGCTGGTAGATTTTCTGAAATTCCTTTTCGTCATAACAGAAAATGGGGTAACTCTCCGTGGAGCGGATAACGTGCTTAACGAGCTTGTTATCTTCTTTGCGGGAGCGGCTTACCCAGGCATACCAATCGACAGCATAGAGGTTATACTGCTTACACAGCTCAATGGCTCGCTTGATGCCTTTTTCTTCATCTTGGAGGCTGCCCACCCGGCACAACGTATGCCAGACGTTTAACGAAAAAATAGTCTTCAGTTCCGCCAGTGTTGGGTCACGATATTCGATGTAATGCCAGCCTTCGGGCTGGTCGGCTTCGGGTTCTTCAGCGCGGTATTCAAAGCCGGGCTTAGCCTTTTTTTCGTCTTCAGGAGTCAGGTTGAAGCGGTCGGCAATGAGCTTGCAAGCTTCTCCAAACTCGACGTTTTCTAGCCGCATCACTACGCCAATGGCGTGCATCGATGGCCAGTCTTCCCCGTGGTTTTTTACCCACCACACGCCCCCGTGTTCCCGGAGCGTGCAGGCTGGTTTGGTGTCGGCCTGATCGAATCGAAAGTGCGTCCTATTCCTGGTGTGAACGTCTATCGCATCCGGGCACCATGCCTGAATAACGTCAAGTCCGCCCTGTGTTGCGTCAAAAATATCCTGGGCTTTTACGTAAGCCATAGGTCAGAGAATTTACGGTGAGTAATCAGGCCGGGTCAGGCTTGTGTAAAGCAATCAGGCGGTTCAGGTGTTCCAGGCACGTAAGGAGTGACGACATCATATTAGTGATTTCGTCCGTTTTCAGGGCGAAATTGTCGTGCAAAAACTGGTACTGCTGGGCAACTGTTGTGTGGGCCGCTTCTAGCTCAGGAAGCGGATAGTCGTGCAAACGCAAGTCGTAAAAGGCGTTCAGCACATCCTCAATGCTGTTCATGTTAGGCATGGCCGTGTGCGTTTTTCTGGTTCCAGATACGTCGAAACTCAGGGGTAGTGCGGCGGCTGACGGGCAATCGCGTGTTGTTTTTCAATTCAACCCCCAGTGGCCGGTGCAACTTGTAGACAGCTTTGACATGGTTAAGATTCACGGCATGGCCTTTGTGAATGCGGAAAAACCGCTCATCCAGCCGATCCATAATGCGGGAAATAGTTATCCCGGTCAGGATATGCTTGCCACCTACCAGGTGAAACTTGGTGTAATTATCCACCCCCTCAATCCATAAAATGATGTCGAAATAGATTTTCATGGAGCCTTTCCGGGTCACAACGCGGATAAATCCAGCGGCTTTGTTGCGTTCTATTGGTGTTGGTTTCATTTGCCCGGATAGGAGTTTATGCCTGGGCCGTAGGGTTTGAGGCCCAGACTGGTGAATACATCACTGATTTGCACGTGCTGAAGGTCTACATCAATCTGCTTTTTGGCATCACCCAGACAGCTGGATAGGATAGACTTAAATGAGGCTGGTAGCGCCAGGACTGTGCGGGTTAGTTTGGCATCGACATAGAGACGGATTACATAAGCCTTTGCCCGGTTACCAGCTAAATAGGGCTCACCGACATAGGCGTTTTCCGTTACCATTACAGTGATTCGCTTGGTACGGTAATCTATATACGCTTTTGTCGCTTGACTTTCACCGGAGAGGTCTAAGAGGTTGCCAGCAGTTTGTGACCATGCTGGTAAGTAGATAGTTACAAAAAATAGTGTAAAAAGGGCGTAGCAATTCCGCCCGTTAAAGCACGGGGAATTAACGAAATGGTGATTCATCCTTATGTTGGGTTTGAATAGTTGCTTGTTGCGCAGAATCTAGCTTGCCTCGCTGGCATCCCTTATTATTTGCTCCAAAAGCCTAGTTGCCTTTGCAGTAACAATCAAACTCGCCCGATTTTGCCTTACACTCTGGAGCCTTATGTAGCCTTTCGGCCCAGCGAAATCGATATCCTTTTCCGCCAATAGTTCGGCTACTTCAGACATGTTCCTGAAGTGTTTTGCTGCCTTGCCAAATCGGTCACGCCAATATTCGACCGTTAACATTTTTTCTTCTAGGTCTACCGTTTGCTCAAAACCTACTTGAGATTGGTCGTCTTTAGTCATACTTTTACTTAGTAAGATTTTCAAAGTATTATTTAATAACACGAAGGTACAATTAAAAAGTACCTGTGTCAATAAATAGCACAAGTATTTTTTAAATGTACTAATGCAGGATTTCGGTAGGAGGTTAAAAGCACTAAGAGAGCAGAATGGGCTATCCCAAGACCAATTAGCTTCGTTAATGGGGAAAAGCGGGAAATCGGTTGTATCATCTTGGGAAAGAGGCGCATCTGGTCCGTCATTGGCTGACTTGATGAAACTTTGTGAGATACTTAAGACTACCGCTGGTTACTTAGTAGATGGGGTAGAGGCTCAACCGAATATCGGAAATGAACCACCAGCTGGATATGTACTAATGCCGGCTCAAGAAGTAATCGAGATGCAGCGTCAATTGCTGAAAAAACAAGCAGATATCATTAGAGAGCAAAAATCCTGAAGCCCTGATTCGGGCCTATATAAAGTTTTTCGCGAATATCAATTGAAAAGACCTCCGATCTATTTGACTAAACCTTTATGAATCCTGAAGAATTTGAACTACTGGAGCCTTCTAAAAAGAAGGCCGATAAGCAGTATACCGACCTTGAATTATTGTTTCTAGGGCCACGGTGTGATTATGATCCTGTGAATCCACGAACCCCAACAGGGCGCACCTGGGCAGAATTAGAAGCCTACCGCGTTGAAAATCTCCGGAAGAATTTCAGACTAGGTTTAACTGGCGAGACAACACTGCCCGAATATCCTTCATCCCACACAATGATTGAAGGGGATGAGTTGGAGGTCGTATTGAGGGCAATGAAAAAACAGGAAAAGCGAATTGCTAAAAAGTACGAATACAAAAGCCACTTCCTGACCCTGATTCGTCACCACAAGCCATTCGTTTACTTTTCTGAATACCTGGCACAGCTTGAAGCTGAAGCTGCTGAGCCGGTTCTACTAGAAGTGCCAGGACTAGATTTTATTGCTATCGATTTTGAAACCGCCAACAGCAAGCGCAATAGCGCCTGTTCTTTGGGATGGGTAGATGTGCGGAGTGGTCGCGTATATGACAAGGGTTACCACCTCATTAAGCCTTTTGAGCTTGAGTTTGATTATATGGCCGTCAAAAAGCACGGCATAACGCTTGACATGGTAAAGAATGAAAGAACGTTTGATGTTCTCTGGAGAGAAGAATTGCAGGCACGTTTTGAGGGCAAATTGATCATTGCGCACAATGCCGCTTCTTTCGATATGAACGTCCTGCGTTCGACGCTGGAAGCGTTTGGCGTTACCGTACCAAATCTAAGGTATGGCTGCACGATGCAGGCGGCTAGAGAGTTGAAGATGCCAGGCAAGTTAAAAGAGTTATGCGTTGATTTCCAGATCAAGCTCAAACACCACAATGCTCTGTCGGATGCCGTGGCCTGCGCTAAAGTGGCTATTCGCCAGTTTGAGCAGACCAAATCCATTAACGTATTCTTCCCATCTGATCTATTTCCCCCAGTCAAAGAAAGTTCAGGACGTGGTGGCTACCCATTCCGGTCAACTCGTGAAGCCGATATGTATGGAATTTCGTTTGCTGTTGAACTGCTCCAGAACGAATATTCCTTTGAGGGCAAAACGGTTATCGTTACCGGAACATTCGACAATTTCCCAGATCGGGACGATCTTTTGAAGTTACTGGAAAACAAAGGCGCTCGAATAGTGAGCAGCGTTACCAGCAAACTAGATGTAATGATTATTGGCAAAGACCCAGGATGGAGTAAGGTCGAGAAGGTAAAGGCGCTCATTGCTCAGGGGAAAGTAATAGAGCTAATCAATGAAGATCAAATTGGTCCTAAGTTCAAACTAACAGCTCAGTAAATAATATGCCAGGCAAAATTATAACCGAGCTAAATCTAGGAGGCAGGCAAAAGCAATTTGGTATTGAGCTTACTCCTGAAACTGAGCAAGTAGAAGAGCTATTTGACAAGTTCAAGGGGAACACATTTGCTTCTGAAGAAGAAAGAGAGATAGCAGACGCGACGCTCAGTTATTACATATCACAAGTAATCACGGGTTATGATATCCTTAGGGCAGACCTGCTGATGAAGTTAACAAAGAAAAATCGAGGCAGAGCCGTCTTTGCGGTACAGGTAAGAGCACATTTAAGGCCGTAAAAGTCAATTATCTAAATCTTGTTTTAAACTAACTACTTATATCCCTTAATCAATATGGAAGGACAAAATTACGTACCCATGTTCGACATGCTTACGTTTACTACTGTCAAAATCACTTGTCAATTGAAAAATGGAAATACAAGCTCTGGAACAGGGTTCATTTTCATAATAGACTATAAAGGCGAACATTCTATCCCCTTAATCATTACTAATAAGCATGTTGTCAAAGATGCTGATGTTGGCACCATGGTATTTTCAACGCATGATGGAAGTGGGGAATATATTCCAAAAAAACACTATACAGCAACTATCCTCGATTTTGAGAAAAATTGGACTCCGCACCCTGAGCCAAAAATAGATTTATGTGCTATGCCTTTTGCACCAATAATTAATGAAGCAGTGGCAAGTGGAGTACATATATACTACCGAGCCCTAACAAAAGACATTACACCCACAGCAGAGCAATTGGCTGATTTTGATACTATGGAGAACATAGTAATGGTCGGTTATCCTAATGGCTTTTCAGATACAACAAACAACAAGCCTATATTAAGAAGGGGTGTTACTGCAACAAATCCTAAAATCAACTATTGTGATGACCCGTATTTCCTAATTGATACAGCCGTATTTCCAGGTTCAAGTGGGTCTCCTGTTTGTATAGCCGATCCGATGGGCTACGCTTCAAAGGGTAATTTTATGATGGATAGTCGACTATTGCTAATAGGTGTTGCCTTTGCAGTCTTTTTGCACAACGCGCAAGGTAAGATTATTCAAGTGCCAATCAATCAAGTAGACTTACGTGTGATTACTGGGATTCCTAATAATCTTGGAATTGTCGTTAGATACGACAAGATCTTTGATTTTGAGCGATACTTTAAATTGCCTTAAAGGGGCTTGATAAGTTTCAAGTCCATCTGTAACTACATCTGGGTTTGCAATTTCATGATCGCGCGCAACAGTTAAGCGAATTCCAGGCATTTTATTTTCTTGAGTATGCTTCATCGTCGTAAAAGTTGTGTCAGGCTATACAACATTAAATAGAAAGTAATCATTCAACCGCCATGCTACACAGACAAGGTACATTAGTATAACCCAAAGTAAGGATATTGGGATGAGTATTTATTATAAGGGTAATCGCCAAACTTTTCCGAATCAAAGCATAAATACCTCTAATTCAATGCACGTCGAAATTCCGTCGGGGCCACGAAACAGTGGTAAATGCCTCAAAACAGCTCGTTTTGGGGCATTTTTATTAGTTCAACTCTACCGATAACGCAGGCTAGACCTGATTTCAGGGAGCATCTGCTGCAAACCTTCCAGAAGGGAGGTTTTGGGCTTATAGCCAAACCATTGAGCCGCTTTGTTACTATCTGCGTAGGTTCGTTCCACATCGCCGGGCTGTTCAGGGCAATAGGTAAGCAGGGCTTTTTTACCGACTACCTGCTCTATTGTGTGAATTAAATCCCGCAACGTAATTGGTTGGGAACTGCCCAAATTGAAGATTTCGAAGCCTTTTATTGCCTGTAAAGCCTGAAGAATGCCCTCGACGATATCGCCGACGTAGGTATAATCACGCGATGTGCTGCCATCGCCAAACACCTCAATTAGGTCTCCGTCCAGCATTCGCCGCATGAACGAAGAAATCGCCATTTCGGGCCGCTGCCGGGGGCCATATACCGTGAAAAAGCGCAAACAAAACGTGTCAATGCCGTAGAGACTGGCATAATTTCCGCAAAGAAGTTCGCAGGTTCGTTTCGTGATGGCGTAAGGGGAAATTGGCTGCCGAACGGGGTCGTCTTCACGGAAAGGAAGCTGCATACTATTGCCGTAGACGGAAGATGAAGAGGCAAAAAGGAGTTTCCGAACCCCGGCCCGGCGCATGCATTCGAGCAGAGTAAGGGTGCCGCTGACATTGGTGTCTACATAAGCCTGCGGATTCGCCAGAGAAGCCCGAACGCCAGCTAAGGCTGCCAGGTGAATAACGGCATCGAAAGCATGGGTTTTGAATAGCGTTTCTAAAACAGATTGATTGCGAATATCAGCTTCCAGAAGATAGTAGTTCGGATGAAGACGACAAGCCTCAATGTGGCGCCGTTTGAGCAGTGGGTCGTAACTATCATTAAAATTGTCAACCGAACACACGGTGTGCCCCTGCGCTAGCAAACGTTCGGAAAGGTGAGATCCAATAAAGCCAGCACCGCCAGTAATGAGGATATTCATGCGTTTATGCAACAGATAGGATAGCTACTACGCCCAAATTTACCTCAATTTTGGACGCGCTGGTACAAAACCGGTTTCAGAAAAACGCATGAACCGCTTCACCCTTCCGAAAAGTCAGTTATTTCGGAAGGGTGAGGCAAGACAAAATACACTTGAGAACGATATGCGCCACTAAGGAGCTACCACCCGGAAGCTGGTTTTGTTGGTGAACGTACGCCCATATGCATCTTTCACCTGCACCTCCACGTTATGCTCGCCAACCGGCAGATTGCCACCCAGACGCGCTTTCCATAAATGGGTAGAAACGATCGGAGCAGAAGGCTTAATGCCTTTCAAAGGCTGGTCGGCAGCATCCCAGCGATAGCGAACACCCAGCATTGTTGGGTCGGCTTCCTCAGCTAGAATCATCTTTTTCCAATTGCCGCCGTCAACGCGGTAACTAACCGAATCGCGGTGGCTGCCCTGAAAGAAATTAGCGTAAACATCGTTCCGGCCTACCTGGCCCTGCTTGATCGATTTTGGGGCATACAAGCCAATTTTATAGGTTTCCGGCTGTCCGGCAATCCGGTAATCAAACGAATACTGATTACCATTGAACGACAAAAACAGGTATCCTTTGGGCGTGCCGTCGCGCATGGTCGATGCAGGAACGCCCTGTTCATTGTCTTCCCCGGAATACCAGTCGCCCGAAGTCGTTCCTACGTTATACTCGTGGTGCGGCGTGGCGCGTTCCAGCCCATCGACCTGGCCGTGAAAATAATGCTGCTGAATGTGCGTGTGCGCGGAAAGCGAAAGCGTATGAGGAAAATCTTTCAGGAAAGAAAGCAGCCGTTGCCGGTCGGCCTTGCGGAATGATTCGCTATCACCTTCACTAAAGAGCGGAATGTGGTGACAAAGAACCACCAGATAGTCTTTTGGAACTGTCTTTAAATCAGCTTCCACGAACGCAAGTTGGTCGGGACGCAGGCCGCCCTGGTAGCCCGCCCCATCGCGCGGATCGGGTGAAAGAATGTCATCCAGCACAATAAAATGGACTTTACCCTGATTAAAGGCATAGGTATTGGGTCCGTACATGGCTTCAAAACTTTCGTCCGAGAGGCTGTCTTGCTTGGCATCGTGGTTCATGTCGTGGTTGCCCATAACCTGAAACCAGGGCAAATCCAGCTTGCGAATAGCGCTGTTGTAAGCCTCAAATAGGGGAGGGTTATCGCCAACGAGATCACCCAGACTCATACCAAAACTAAACCCCTTTGTTTTACCTTGTAATTCGGCAATAACACCCCGCTCGAAGTAACCAACCTGATCCGTGTTGTATACTTGAGGGTCACCGAAGACAAGAACCTGGTAAGCGTCGGGTTCGGTTTGTTTGGTAAGTCCGAAGTCGATGGATTTTGGCAAAGGGCCCGTCGGAGCTACACCCGCAAATTTCTGCTTGGGCGACCCCTGGGGTTTGTGGCGGTAGAAAAATTGCGGGAGGTTCTGCGCATTGACGGGGAGCCGATAGCCGGTGGGTTTAATCACAAAAATGATATTATCCTGCCCAACCGGGAGTTGGTAATAGCCTTTCTGGTCCGTTAATACGACGTCCTTTCCGTTGGAAACAGCTACCTGGGCCAGTCCGGCTTCCTGCCGATCTTTTTTGCCGTTGCTGTTTTTATCTTCGAAAACAACGCCTTGTGCCTGATTCTGAGCCAAAACGGGCGTAGCGAGAGGAAACAATAAACTCAATAAAAATGGATGTAATAAGTTAGGGAGGCGCATGTTTGTAAGGGAAATAAATGCTACAAACTTAAAGGGTAGGAATAGGAAAAAAGGAACTGTCTTGTTAAGAAAATGTAAAGAAAAGGGCCAATAATTAATACTAAAATAAGCAAAGGCGCTGTTTATACCGGGACTTGTTAAATAATTATTACGCTTTCAGCCAGAGGATTTTAGGTTGAGGTTAGCGGCTATTTTTACTCCGTTCAATCTCTCTAAAAACATGATTCAGAAAAATTGGCTGGTAGG of Tellurirhabdus bombi contains these proteins:
- a CDS encoding toprim domain-containing protein, with amino-acid sequence MAYVKAQDIFDATQGGLDVIQAWCPDAIDVHTRNRTHFRFDQADTKPACTLREHGGVWWVKNHGEDWPSMHAIGVVMRLENVEFGEACKLIADRFNLTPEDEKKAKPGFEYRAEEPEADQPEGWHYIEYRDPTLAELKTIFSLNVWHTLCRVGSLQDEEKGIKRAIELCKQYNLYAVDWYAWVSRSRKEDNKLVKHVIRSTESYPIFCYDEKEFQKIYQPKARDEKDRFRYFGDKPATYLHGLAFHRKFVEQNQKIKDNAVQEDSEDKAESGGEDFRIPELILCSGGSDALNVAAMGFKVIWKNSETDNFSDKQYKDLRLICRHVYILYDNDSKGREQTHKLAMRFLNMRAIYLPEFKEDMDRDWRGKKYKDVRDYFQKFKGDDFRQLIRNAYPLQFWDEQVKKDRKDEPVIIDGEVIKKYTPLPTLIRNFLYRNGFARLVMGTDESGTKQWEYVRVTGNIVRRISTEEIRQFLHHFLEERCFEWRLRDAFSRSTDLNDQQLALLPELELQFDDFDAHTQYIFFTNKVWKITKDGIEEQDAKTATRYVWANEVIPHKVKKLDAPFAITKDEFSLNRVAVYRKDCLFFRYLINASRVHWRKELEAEMDKFSPSEREFYLEQHPYAIDGPHLEDEEIQAQMQHLANKITAFGYCLHRYKNKADAYAIWSMDYVMDDPDASSGGTGKSMSAGALEHLMPVHKLNGRNAEEISDRFKFEGVSQHTDLVWIDDAHKQTPFDEFFSMITNFMTINRKGVKTMRLDFRDSPKLYIASNFTPTKIDSSTWRRLWFTAYSDYYHYNPKNQYRETRRPIDDFGKQLFEDFTENEWNEFYNFMAHCVQAWMQHGRIDPPMDNLLINTYRQKVGKEFMDWADMYFSEDSGRLNTYWPRYKAFTTYTGDIKNACSPKSFKEKLELWSLYNGYTLNPEGASGYRKDDKRLTIKAIKEVWNRGAGRWEKPQPAASESIEFLYIQTPGVELLAYDDAKEQRTESPNGDGLTF
- a CDS encoding LytR/AlgR family response regulator transcription factor, with amino-acid sequence MKPTPIERNKAAGFIRVVTRKGSMKIYFDIILWIEGVDNYTKFHLVGGKHILTGITISRIMDRLDERFFRIHKGHAVNLNHVKAVYKLHRPLGVELKNNTRLPVSRRTTPEFRRIWNQKNAHGHA
- a CDS encoding helix-turn-helix domain-containing protein → MQDFGRRLKALREQNGLSQDQLASLMGKSGKSVVSSWERGASGPSLADLMKLCEILKTTAGYLVDGVEAQPNIGNEPPAGYVLMPAQEVIEMQRQLLKKQADIIREQKS
- a CDS encoding exonuclease domain-containing protein codes for the protein MNPEEFELLEPSKKKADKQYTDLELLFLGPRCDYDPVNPRTPTGRTWAELEAYRVENLRKNFRLGLTGETTLPEYPSSHTMIEGDELEVVLRAMKKQEKRIAKKYEYKSHFLTLIRHHKPFVYFSEYLAQLEAEAAEPVLLEVPGLDFIAIDFETANSKRNSACSLGWVDVRSGRVYDKGYHLIKPFELEFDYMAVKKHGITLDMVKNERTFDVLWREELQARFEGKLIIAHNAASFDMNVLRSTLEAFGVTVPNLRYGCTMQAARELKMPGKLKELCVDFQIKLKHHNALSDAVACAKVAIRQFEQTKSINVFFPSDLFPPVKESSGRGGYPFRSTREADMYGISFAVELLQNEYSFEGKTVIVTGTFDNFPDRDDLLKLLENKGARIVSSVTSKLDVMIIGKDPGWSKVEKVKALIAQGKVIELINEDQIGPKFKLTAQ
- a CDS encoding S1 family peptidase, giving the protein MEGQNYVPMFDMLTFTTVKITCQLKNGNTSSGTGFIFIIDYKGEHSIPLIITNKHVVKDADVGTMVFSTHDGSGEYIPKKHYTATILDFEKNWTPHPEPKIDLCAMPFAPIINEAVASGVHIYYRALTKDITPTAEQLADFDTMENIVMVGYPNGFSDTTNNKPILRRGVTATNPKINYCDDPYFLIDTAVFPGSSGSPVCIADPMGYASKGNFMMDSRLLLIGVAFAVFLHNAQGKIIQVPINQVDLRVITGIPNNLGIVVRYDKIFDFERYFKLP
- a CDS encoding NAD-dependent epimerase/dehydratase family protein — its product is MNILITGGAGFIGSHLSERLLAQGHTVCSVDNFNDSYDPLLKRRHIEACRLHPNYYLLEADIRNQSVLETLFKTHAFDAVIHLAALAGVRASLANPQAYVDTNVSGTLTLLECMRRAGVRKLLFASSSSVYGNSMQLPFREDDPVRQPISPYAITKRTCELLCGNYASLYGIDTFCLRFFTVYGPRQRPEMAISSFMRRMLDGDLIEVFGDGSTSRDYTYVGDIVEGILQALQAIKGFEIFNLGSSQPITLRDLIHTIEQVVGKKALLTYCPEQPGDVERTYADSNKAAQWFGYKPKTSLLEGLQQMLPEIRSSLRYR
- a CDS encoding calcineurin-like phosphoesterase C-terminal domain-containing protein, with the protein product MRLPNLLHPFLLSLLFPLATPVLAQNQAQGVVFEDKNSNGKKDRQEAGLAQVAVSNGKDVVLTDQKGYYQLPVGQDNIIFVIKPTGYRLPVNAQNLPQFFYRHKPQGSPKQKFAGVAPTGPLPKSIDFGLTKQTEPDAYQVLVFGDPQVYNTDQVGYFERGVIAELQGKTKGFSFGMSLGDLVGDNPPLFEAYNSAIRKLDLPWFQVMGNHDMNHDAKQDSLSDESFEAMYGPNTYAFNQGKVHFIVLDDILSPDPRDGAGYQGGLRPDQLAFVEADLKTVPKDYLVVLCHHIPLFSEGDSESFRKADRQRLLSFLKDFPHTLSLSAHTHIQQHYFHGQVDGLERATPHHEYNVGTTSGDWYSGEDNEQGVPASTMRDGTPKGYLFLSFNGNQYSFDYRIAGQPETYKIGLYAPKSIKQGQVGRNDVYANFFQGSHRDSVSYRVDGGNWKKMILAEEADPTMLGVRYRWDAADQPLKGIKPSAPIVSTHLWKARLGGNLPVGEHNVEVQVKDAYGRTFTNKTSFRVVAP